Proteins found in one archaeon genomic segment:
- the carB gene encoding carbamoyl-phosphate synthase (glutamine-hydrolyzing) large subunit: protein MKEEGVESVLVNPNIATIQTSPQFSDRIHFVPISVESVTRVIEKERPDAILLGFGGQTALNCGIELAEKGVLEKYGIRVLGTQIRGIQLTEDRDLFKKTMLGAGIPVPTSTAVYSADEARRVARELGYPVIVRVAYTLGGKGGGVARSDLELGQIAERGLNSSLTHQVLVEEYLGGWKQVEYEIMRDAADNSVIICNMENMLGMRVHTGDNIVVAPSQTLNNSEYHKLRTASLLAARTCGIVGECNIQFALHPESERYAAIEINARLSRSSALASKATGYPLAYIATKLALGYDLTELKNKVSGVTTALFEPSLDYLVVKMPRWDTDKFDGASRTIGTSMKSIGEVMAIGRGFEEAIQKAARMANPQNDGVVRTRPGFSSKAAALEKLQHPTDTITFDLVDALRAGVPVEQVASESEVDPWFVYKFKNVVDFHGRLETLPPGTVPNRDTLSKAKKLGFSDRQLGDLLGVDEDIVRDSRVRMGVVPATKIIDTLAAEWPSKTNYLYQTFDASVDEAPSTDKRKVIVLGAGPYRIGSSVEFDWGTMNMAWALKDNGIQEVIVVNCNPETVSTDFDMSDRLYFEELSVERLLSIYDKEKPEGIVLCVGGQTPNDLAQALEKRGVTILGTSSQSIETAEDRSKFSALLDRLGIPQPGWGSFRSPAQAATFCARVGYPVVVRPSHVLSGSAMRVIWDPSELETYITKAAMVNPDYPVTVSEFIEGAREVEVDAVSDGANTVIGAIIEHVQNAGVHSGDAIMSIPTVSIGRAAKEKIRTYTRSIARELKAMGPLNIQFLVRGMSVYVIECNLRASRSLPFVSKATGVNLIDLVAPVMVGGKLKRKADVEEPKLYAVKAPQFSFLQMDGADPRLGVEMRSTGEVACFGSTFAEALSQAFLASGHKIPKEGDGGLMLFEPWQDPGAAAGLISKFGEKGIAVTSLSDASSQSQVDGAARMISDGKASFVLSFNTNSNTTSERMRAIRRKAVDLQVQIISTKEEAEALLLCVGG, encoded by the coding sequence CTGAAGGAAGAGGGCGTCGAGTCTGTGCTCGTCAACCCCAACATAGCCACGATACAGACCAGCCCCCAGTTCTCGGACCGCATACACTTCGTCCCCATCTCGGTCGAGTCGGTCACCCGGGTCATTGAGAAGGAACGGCCCGACGCGATACTCCTCGGCTTCGGGGGCCAGACGGCCCTGAACTGCGGGATAGAGCTCGCCGAGAAGGGGGTCCTCGAGAAGTACGGGATTCGGGTCCTAGGCACCCAGATCAGGGGGATCCAGCTGACCGAGGACAGGGACCTCTTCAAGAAGACGATGCTCGGGGCGGGCATACCCGTGCCGACCAGCACGGCCGTCTACTCTGCCGACGAGGCGAGGCGGGTCGCCCGCGAGCTGGGGTATCCGGTCATCGTCCGCGTGGCCTACACCCTGGGCGGAAAAGGAGGGGGTGTCGCCAGGTCGGACCTTGAGCTTGGGCAGATTGCCGAGAGGGGGCTCAACAGCTCGCTCACCCACCAGGTCCTCGTCGAAGAGTACCTGGGCGGCTGGAAGCAGGTCGAGTACGAAATCATGCGCGACGCTGCCGACAACAGCGTCATCATCTGCAACATGGAGAACATGCTCGGGATGAGGGTCCACACTGGGGACAACATCGTGGTCGCGCCGTCGCAGACCCTGAACAACTCGGAGTACCACAAGCTCAGGACTGCTTCGCTCCTTGCGGCACGGACCTGCGGGATAGTCGGGGAGTGCAACATCCAGTTCGCGCTACACCCCGAGTCCGAGAGGTACGCCGCGATCGAGATCAACGCGAGGCTCTCGAGGTCCTCGGCCCTCGCCTCGAAGGCGACCGGTTACCCTCTCGCCTACATCGCGACCAAGCTCGCGCTGGGATACGACCTGACAGAGCTCAAGAACAAGGTCTCCGGGGTCACGACGGCGCTCTTCGAGCCGTCGCTCGACTACCTCGTCGTCAAGATGCCACGCTGGGACACGGACAAGTTCGACGGCGCCTCCAGGACGATCGGCACCTCAATGAAGTCGATCGGCGAGGTAATGGCGATAGGGCGGGGCTTCGAAGAGGCGATCCAGAAGGCAGCGAGGATGGCCAACCCGCAGAATGACGGCGTGGTTAGAACCAGGCCCGGATTCTCCTCGAAGGCTGCGGCCCTCGAGAAGCTCCAGCACCCGACGGACACCATCACCTTCGACCTCGTAGATGCGCTGAGGGCCGGCGTACCTGTCGAGCAAGTAGCCTCCGAAAGCGAGGTCGACCCATGGTTCGTCTACAAGTTCAAGAACGTGGTCGACTTCCACGGGCGCCTCGAGACGCTCCCTCCAGGAACGGTCCCCAACCGCGACACCCTCTCGAAGGCGAAGAAGCTCGGGTTCTCCGACCGCCAGTTGGGGGACCTCCTGGGGGTGGACGAGGACATCGTCCGCGACTCGAGGGTAAGGATGGGCGTAGTCCCCGCAACAAAGATCATCGACACCCTCGCCGCCGAGTGGCCTTCTAAGACCAACTACCTCTACCAGACCTTTGACGCGTCTGTCGACGAGGCCCCCTCGACCGACAAGCGCAAGGTGATCGTCCTGGGCGCCGGGCCCTACAGGATCGGGAGCTCGGTCGAATTTGACTGGGGGACGATGAACATGGCCTGGGCACTGAAGGACAACGGGATCCAGGAAGTGATAGTCGTCAACTGCAACCCCGAGACTGTGTCAACCGACTTCGACATGAGCGACAGGCTCTACTTCGAGGAGCTGTCCGTCGAGCGGCTCCTCTCGATATACGACAAGGAGAAGCCGGAGGGGATAGTCCTCTGCGTCGGGGGGCAGACTCCCAACGACCTGGCGCAGGCCCTCGAAAAACGCGGGGTCACGATACTGGGTACATCCTCGCAGTCGATAGAGACGGCCGAAGACCGGTCCAAGTTCAGCGCACTCCTCGACCGTCTCGGGATACCTCAGCCTGGGTGGGGCAGCTTCCGTTCGCCAGCGCAGGCAGCAACCTTCTGCGCCAGGGTCGGGTACCCTGTCGTCGTCAGGCCCTCCCATGTACTAAGCGGCTCCGCGATGCGCGTCATCTGGGACCCTTCCGAGCTCGAAACCTACATCACGAAAGCGGCCATGGTCAACCCGGACTACCCGGTCACCGTCAGCGAGTTCATCGAGGGGGCCCGCGAGGTTGAGGTCGACGCCGTCTCCGACGGAGCCAATACCGTCATCGGAGCGATAATCGAGCACGTCCAGAACGCGGGCGTACACTCGGGAGACGCGATCATGTCGATACCGACCGTCTCCATAGGCAGGGCCGCGAAAGAGAAGATCAGGACCTACACCAGAAGCATCGCCCGGGAGCTGAAGGCGATGGGTCCTCTCAACATCCAGTTCCTCGTCAGGGGGATGTCGGTCTACGTGATCGAGTGCAACCTCAGGGCCTCGAGGTCCCTTCCCTTCGTCTCGAAGGCGACAGGGGTCAACCTCATCGACCTGGTCGCCCCGGTCATGGTCGGGGGCAAGCTGAAGAGGAAGGCAGACGTAGAAGAGCCCAAGCTGTACGCGGTGAAGGCCCCCCAGTTCTCTTTCCTCCAGATGGACGGCGCGGACCCGAGGCTCGGGGTCGAGATGAGGTCAACAGGAGAAGTGGCGTGCTTCGGGAGCACCTTCGCGGAGGCCCTCTCTCAGGCGTTCCTGGCCTCAGGCCACAAGATCCCAAAGGAGGGGGACGGGGGGCTGATGCTCTTCGAGCCCTGGCAGGACCCCGGAGCCGCCGCGGGACTCATCTCCAAGTTCGGAGAGAAGGGGATCGCGGTCACCTCTCTGAGCGACGCCTCCTCGCAGTCGCAGGTGGACGGTGCGGCAAGGATGATCTCTGACGGCAAGGCCTCCTTCGTCCTCTCCTTCAACACAAATTCGAACACGACTTCGGAGAGGATGAGGGCAATCAGGCGGAAGGCCGTCGACCTCCAGGTGCAGATCATATCCACCAAGGAGGAAGCGGAAGCCCTCCTCCTCTGCGTCGGGGGCTGA
- a CDS encoding NUDIX domain-containing protein, which translates to MATELIEIVDEKDRPVGSAMLSEALEEGLLHRAVAVLVERKGGRFLLQQRNKRDLWQPGLWTLSCTGHVRIGETYLEAARRELKEELGLRSSLKPVSKILLAPIKSGSLTEHEWVVLFHSASNARARIDPVELEQVKDYSLASLERLAGSKRLTKDARILLRIFLRSRLRKAKRSR; encoded by the coding sequence ATGGCCACCGAGCTCATAGAGATCGTCGATGAGAAGGACAGGCCGGTGGGAAGCGCCATGCTCTCCGAAGCCCTCGAAGAGGGACTGCTCCACAGGGCTGTGGCCGTCCTCGTCGAGAGGAAGGGGGGCAGGTTCCTGCTCCAGCAGCGGAACAAGAGAGACCTGTGGCAGCCTGGCCTCTGGACTCTGTCATGCACGGGACACGTGCGCATCGGCGAAACGTACCTGGAGGCAGCACGCCGCGAGCTGAAAGAAGAGCTGGGGCTCAGGTCGTCCCTAAAGCCAGTCTCAAAGATCCTCCTCGCTCCGATCAAGAGCGGGTCTCTCACCGAACACGAGTGGGTGGTGCTATTTCACTCGGCCTCCAATGCCAGGGCCCGAATCGACCCGGTCGAGCTCGAGCAGGTCAAGGACTACAGCCTGGCTTCACTTGAAAGGCTCGCCGGGTCTAAGCGGCTCACGAAGGACGCCAGGATACTCCTGCGCATCTTCCTGCGGTCCCGTCTTCGGAAGGCGAAACGCTCCCGATGA